GACCGGGTCAACCGCAGCGTAAGACTCGGCATCGTAACGGGTACGCCACGCATCAGGGTAATCGCTGTAAATCAGCACCTGCTGATTGGCGTCAGTGGGCGCAGGCTTGAGACCGATCAGAAAGTTCGAATATCCCAGCTTGCGGGTCAAGATTTTCAGGTGAGCCAGCCAGTCCTCAAAGCGCTCCATTTCGCTGAGTTGCAGCAGCTCATCCATCACCAGTAGGGCCATTCCCTTCCTCGTAGACACCGTTTGACGGTGGTCTCATGTCGAGACAACACGCGAGGGAATATCGACTCCCTCATTCAGGTGGGTCGATAAGATAGTTACATGGCACTTTGAAATCAACGTGCGAGTAATGTCCGCCGACGAGATACACGCGCGACGCAAACGGTCGCAGACACTATTCAGTTGCCGGCGCGGCCACAACCTCCCTGTTCTGGGAGGTACCAGGCAGCGCGCGCAACCTATTTACTAGCGTGGCACCAGCCTGCACCGGCAGGCGGCACTACTTTGCACATGGACGGCACGGGAAGACACCTGAAGCTGTATTTCGGCTGACCCTCAAGGAGACCCCTGCATGTTCCAGCAACAGTTCTTTAGCATGGTTGCGCGCCATCGTGACTATCCGGCGGTCGTCGACAGCCATGGCAAAACCCGCAGCTATGGCGAATTGCTGCAGGACATCGACCAATTGCGCGCCAGGCTGCACGCCGCAGGCCTGCGTGAAGGCGACGTGGTGGCCACGCAACTGGAAAACAGCACGGGTTATGTCGCGCTGCTGTTTGCCATGGCCAGCCTTGGGCTCATTCATTGCCCTGTGAGCGTGACCAGCAGCATTCATCAGCGGGCCATGCGCCTGGGCCAGGTCGGTGCCTCCCTACTGATTACCGAAGCCGGCATCGTGCCCGCTGGCCTTGGCGTGCCAGGCTTCACCCTGCAATCGCCAACACCTGTAAACATCAAGACTCCAGCCTGGCGGGACTGCGCCGGGCTGATGCGCATGCAGGAAACCTCAGGTAGCACCGGCACCCCAAAGCTTGCGCTGTGGCGCCAGGACCGGCTGTACCGAGAAATCATGCACTGGGTCGAGAGCGCCGGCCTCGACGCCGGCGCGCGCTACCTGAACATTCATACCCTGGATGGCGGGCACGCAGTGGACCTGCATGTATTCCCGGCCTTGCTGACGGGCGCCACGCTGTATCTGGGCGATGCGGCGCAGGTGGAGAACACCCTGCGCACTCTGCACGAACAGCGCATCAGTGTGATGAGTGCACTGCCGTCGCAATACCTGGAACTGGCCCGTACCGCGCAGAGCCGTGGCATCCGCCTGCCGGCGCTGAGCAAACCCTTCTGCGGCGGCACCTACCTGGATGATCATGTGGTGCTTGAATGCGAGCGCCACCTGGGCGTGCACCTCAGGCGGATCTATGGCTCAACGGAGTTCGGCATGATCTTGGCCAACTTCGCGCCAAAACTGCAGGTCGGCTGCGGCATGCGCCCGGTGGGCGATGTCGAGGTGACGCTGGAGCCTCTGGACCCTGCACAACCGGAGGTGGGTGAAGTGATCGCTCGCTCCTCGCACCGTGGCTCTGGGTACTTCCCGCCAGCGCCCATTCCCTGCGAAGACCACGCCTATGCCACCGGCGATATCGCCCGGCGCCTGGCCGACGGCAGCTTGATGCCCATGGGCCGCGCAAGCGATGCGCTGCTGACGAAACAAGGTACCCAGTTCGCACCTGCCCTCGAAGCGCAGATTGCACAGGCCATGAAGTTCGAAGGGGTGGTGATACTGGTGGACGAGCAGGATCGTCGTCGCGCCCAGGTGGTGGTGCAGGCCAGTACGGCTGACGCCCATGAGCGGTTGGCCGATCTGACCGGGGGGCTGGAGCGACTCGGCATCTGTGCCGGTATCGCAGTGCTTGAGCGGATTCCGTTGACGCCCACCGGTAAGCCGGACCGTGTGCGGCTTCGCAAGCTGTTAGCCGCTCAAGCAGTGCTGTAGGCGATCGACCGTAGGATCGCGTTTCACCAGAGCGCGATCACTGCCCCGCCTGATTCTCACTGAGGATCAGCTTGCCATTCTTGTCCAGGGGGATGGTCGAGCCTGGCTCGTGGTCCATCTTCACCTGCCCCACCTGGTCGCCGATGGTGTACTTCACGTTGTAGCCAACGACTTTGTCACTGATGTCATTGACCGTGTTGCAGCGGGTTTGCGTCGTGGTGTAGGTGTCACGCTCCTGCATGCCTTCCTGCACCTTGTTACCGGCATAACCACCACCGACCGCACCGGCCACGGTGGCGATCTTCTTGCCGGTGCCGCCACCAATCTGGTTACCCAGCAGGCCACCGGCCAGAGCGCCCACTACGGTACCTGCGATCTGGTGCTGGTCCTTGACCGGCGCCTGACGCGTCACAGTGACATCCTTGCAGACCTCACGCGGCGTCTTGACCTGCTGCTTGATTGGCTGCACGTCGGTGACCTGGGCGTACTCCGGCCCTTTGTTCACCAAGCTGTAGGTCGCCACAGCACCTCCGGCAGTCACACCGACAGCACCCAGCACCGCACCCACCAGCATTGATTTATTCACGTGAACCTCCTGATCATACCCGCGGGGCTTGGCCCGCCTTCTCCCT
The sequence above is drawn from the Pseudomonas putida genome and encodes:
- a CDS encoding glycine zipper 2TM domain-containing protein codes for the protein MNKSMLVGAVLGAVGVTAGGAVATYSLVNKGPEYAQVTDVQPIKQQVKTPREVCKDVTVTRQAPVKDQHQIAGTVVGALAGGLLGNQIGGGTGKKIATVAGAVGGGYAGNKVQEGMQERDTYTTTQTRCNTVNDISDKVVGYNVKYTIGDQVGQVKMDHEPGSTIPLDKNGKLILSENQAGQ
- a CDS encoding class I adenylate-forming enzyme family protein, with protein sequence MFQQQFFSMVARHRDYPAVVDSHGKTRSYGELLQDIDQLRARLHAAGLREGDVVATQLENSTGYVALLFAMASLGLIHCPVSVTSSIHQRAMRLGQVGASLLITEAGIVPAGLGVPGFTLQSPTPVNIKTPAWRDCAGLMRMQETSGSTGTPKLALWRQDRLYREIMHWVESAGLDAGARYLNIHTLDGGHAVDLHVFPALLTGATLYLGDAAQVENTLRTLHEQRISVMSALPSQYLELARTAQSRGIRLPALSKPFCGGTYLDDHVVLECERHLGVHLRRIYGSTEFGMILANFAPKLQVGCGMRPVGDVEVTLEPLDPAQPEVGEVIARSSHRGSGYFPPAPIPCEDHAYATGDIARRLADGSLMPMGRASDALLTKQGTQFAPALEAQIAQAMKFEGVVILVDEQDRRRAQVVVQASTADAHERLADLTGGLERLGICAGIAVLERIPLTPTGKPDRVRLRKLLAAQAVL